A region of the Paraconexibacter algicola genome:
TGTGCGCCGAGGTGAGCGGCTGACCGGCGGACAGCAGCGTGACGCCGGGGAGCTCGGTGACGTCGCCGCCCGACCCGAACCGCACCACGTGCAGGTCGTCGCGCAGGTGGGGCTCCAACAGCGGCTCGTCGGCGGGCACGATCGCGGTGCCCCCGGGACGCAGGCCGTCCAGCAGCTCGGCCTTCGCGCGGGCGATCGCGCCGATCGACCCGAGCAGCTCGAGGTGGACGGGCCCGATGTTCGTGACGATCGCGATGTCCGGCTCCGCGATCCGCGCGAGCTCGGCGATCTGGCCGGGGCCGCGCATCGCCATCTCGAGCACGAGGACCTCGGTGCCGTGCGGCGCCGACAGGACCGTCAGCGGCAGCCCGATCTCGGTGTTGAGGTTCTGGCTGGTGGCGGTGACGCGCCGGCCCGCGGCCCGCAGCATCGCGGCGAGCACGTCCTTCGTGGAGGTCTTGCCGGTCGAGCCGGTGACGCCGATGACGACGGCGGCGAGCTGGCGCCGCCACGCGGTCGCGAGGCGCTGCAGCGCCGCGAGCGGATCCTCGGCGGCGAGCACGACCCCACCGGTGCCGGGCGGCAGGCTGTCGGCGTGCCGGGGCTCGACGAGCACGCCCCAGGCGCCCGCCTCCAGGGCGGTGGCGGCGAAGTGGCCGCCGTCGACCCGCTCGCCCGCGATCCCGACGAACAGGTCGCCGGGACCGACGCCGCGCGAGTCGATGACGACGCGGGTGGGGCCGTCGCCCGCGGACTGCGGCTCGCGCAGGTGCGCGCCCGCCGCGTCGGCGATCCACTGGGGTGATCGGTCAAGCATCGCG
Encoded here:
- a CDS encoding UDP-N-acetylmuramoyl-tripeptide--D-alanyl-D-alanine ligase — translated: MLDRSPQWIADAAGAHLREPQSAGDGPTRVVIDSRGVGPGDLFVGIAGERVDGGHFAATALEAGAWGVLVEPRHADSLPPGTGGVVLAAEDPLAALQRLATAWRRQLAAVVIGVTGSTGKTSTKDVLAAMLRAAGRRVTATSQNLNTEIGLPLTVLSAPHGTEVLVLEMAMRGPGQIAELARIAEPDIAIVTNIGPVHLELLGSIGAIARAKAELLDGLRPGGTAIVPADEPLLEPHLRDDLHVVRFGSGGDVTELPGVTLLSAGQPLTSAHMARNALAAAAAARAAGVEPAGEVDVALSAMRGQRERLQGGVVVVDDCYNANPMSMRAALDDLAATAPGRKVAVLGDMLELGPDGGRFHSELGVHARDVGVDVLVTVGPLAAYLGAGSGLGAVQSVEDAEQAARLVPTLVQDGDTVLVKASRGVGLEAVSAALRAARPPADGAR